The proteins below come from a single Tsuneonella deserti genomic window:
- a CDS encoding MucR family transcriptional regulator, whose amino-acid sequence MNDNRNDTNEMLITLTADIVSAHVSNNDVRVTDVPGLIATVHQALSNLGTPVETAEVLPEPAVSLRASVKRDHLVCLEDGKKMKMLKRHLMTEHGMTPAEYRARWGLSADYPMVAPEYAETRRDLAVKIGLGRKPGQKRGRRPKAAG is encoded by the coding sequence ATGAACGACAACCGGAACGACACGAACGAGATGCTCATCACGCTGACCGCAGACATAGTTTCGGCACATGTTAGTAATAATGACGTTCGGGTGACCGATGTCCCCGGTCTCATCGCGACCGTACACCAGGCGCTCAGCAATCTTGGCACCCCCGTAGAGACCGCGGAAGTCTTGCCGGAGCCAGCTGTCTCGTTACGGGCCTCGGTGAAACGGGATCATTTGGTTTGCCTTGAAGACGGCAAGAAGATGAAAATGCTCAAGCGTCACCTGATGACCGAACACGGTATGACCCCGGCAGAATACCGCGCGCGGTGGGGACTGTCCGCTGACTACCCGATGGTTGCACCGGAATACGCTGAAACGCGCCGTGATCTGGCCGTGAAGATTGGCTTGGGCCGTAAGCCTGGTCAAAAGCGCGGTCGTCGTCCGAAGGCGGCGGGCTAA
- a CDS encoding sensor histidine kinase codes for MGDSGESAHFKKMYDRVSTLAKIGVWECDLTTEELIWTDMVYDIFGIPRGNPINREDTLRLYEPNSRQELERLRSEAIERGTGFTLDVRIRPHASEVRWVRLTAEVELEEGKPVRIFGTKQDITNEKAASDKLQSIQTEMIHLSRGSAMGAMASTIAHELNQPLATISSYLTGARRRIPNEHLTPDLSECFDGALNATLRAAQIIRSVRAVLGKSGSKKREADLEEVLRQAADLALAGSENVLISWDVPPGLAVYADSIQIQQVLINLIRNASEAVQSGPCQIDIKAWPKHTFIEVCVSDNGPGLPIDIIADAFEGFASGKSDGLGVGLSISRTIIEAHGGRIRAENVPGRGASVSFTLPQPADTQS; via the coding sequence TTGGGCGATTCAGGTGAGTCCGCACACTTCAAAAAAATGTACGATAGGGTCTCCACGCTCGCAAAGATTGGCGTTTGGGAGTGCGATCTGACGACGGAGGAGCTGATCTGGACGGACATGGTCTACGACATTTTCGGGATTCCTCGTGGAAACCCGATCAACCGAGAAGATACCCTGCGACTTTACGAACCGAACTCCCGGCAGGAGTTGGAACGCTTGCGTAGCGAAGCGATCGAGCGCGGCACAGGCTTCACACTAGACGTCAGAATACGCCCCCATGCGAGCGAAGTCCGTTGGGTCCGGCTGACAGCAGAAGTGGAACTAGAAGAGGGGAAGCCCGTCCGGATTTTCGGAACCAAGCAGGATATTACGAACGAGAAGGCTGCAAGCGACAAACTGCAATCTATTCAGACGGAGATGATCCACCTGTCTCGCGGCAGTGCGATGGGAGCCATGGCCTCTACGATCGCGCATGAATTAAATCAGCCACTCGCTACGATCTCCAGTTATCTCACCGGAGCGCGGCGCCGAATTCCAAACGAGCATCTGACACCGGATCTCAGTGAATGCTTTGATGGTGCCTTAAACGCTACGCTACGCGCTGCGCAAATTATTCGTTCCGTCCGGGCGGTGCTCGGCAAAAGCGGCAGCAAAAAGCGGGAGGCTGACCTGGAGGAAGTGTTAAGGCAAGCTGCGGATCTTGCCCTCGCCGGCAGCGAAAATGTCTTGATCTCCTGGGATGTTCCTCCAGGCCTCGCCGTCTACGCAGATAGCATTCAAATTCAGCAAGTCCTGATCAATCTGATCCGCAACGCAAGCGAAGCAGTCCAGTCGGGTCCCTGCCAAATTGATATAAAGGCTTGGCCCAAGCACACATTTATCGAAGTCTGCGTGTCTGATAATGGGCCCGGCTTACCGATCGACATAATAGCCGACGCTTTCGAGGGATTTGCCTCGGGGAAATCAGACGGCCTTGGCGTGGGCCTCTCGATCTCTCGCACGATTATCGAGGCGCATGGCGGCCGCATTAGGGCCGAGAACGTGCCGGGTCGGGGCGCGTCGGTATCCTTCACCCTCCCGCAACCGGCCGATACACAGAGTTGA